A single window of Archangium gephyra DNA harbors:
- a CDS encoding D-Ala-D-Ala carboxypeptidase family metallohydrolase, whose translation MNSSRSRLPLSRSVILFLVAALLLVAQYAMAAEPVPAATPSTPVELVSRGHSGALRAVVVPPGETLQPHFAVREDVKEARWLALGSDTPAPASITDEGWRAPAQPGVWRLAPATQGAEASPHAVITPVHFDGSKTQLNGYRIGRWPARGAGRTGRYAPPELLIEVTRENQDFAVSEHFRLRNFLTKDQADVWPKYLVLDLRLVDKLELVLQELRTQGYPAKGLHVMSGFRTPQYNGPGENGRAKFSRHTYGDAADVWLDDNGDGQMDDLDGNGRVDVKDAEVLARAVDRVEQRVPALIGGYGVYRANRVHGPFVHIDVRGTPARWSKR comes from the coding sequence GTGAATTCATCCCGTAGCCGCCTGCCCCTCAGCCGTTCAGTCATCCTCTTCCTCGTCGCCGCGCTGCTCCTGGTGGCCCAGTACGCCATGGCCGCCGAACCGGTGCCGGCCGCGACTCCGTCCACGCCCGTGGAACTGGTCTCCCGGGGCCACAGCGGTGCCCTGCGCGCCGTCGTCGTGCCCCCGGGTGAGACGCTCCAGCCCCACTTCGCCGTTCGCGAGGACGTGAAGGAGGCCCGCTGGCTGGCGTTGGGCTCGGACACCCCGGCTCCCGCGTCCATCACCGATGAGGGCTGGAGGGCCCCCGCCCAGCCCGGCGTCTGGAGGCTCGCTCCCGCCACCCAGGGCGCGGAGGCCAGCCCGCACGCCGTCATCACCCCCGTCCATTTCGACGGCTCGAAGACGCAGCTCAACGGCTACCGCATCGGCCGTTGGCCGGCCCGCGGCGCTGGCCGCACCGGCCGCTACGCCCCTCCCGAGCTCCTCATCGAGGTGACGCGAGAGAACCAGGACTTCGCCGTCTCCGAGCACTTCCGCCTCCGCAACTTCCTCACCAAGGACCAGGCCGACGTCTGGCCCAAGTACCTCGTGCTCGACCTGCGCCTGGTGGACAAGCTGGAGCTCGTGCTCCAGGAGCTGCGCACCCAGGGCTACCCCGCCAAGGGGCTCCACGTGATGAGCGGCTTCCGCACGCCCCAGTACAACGGGCCCGGGGAGAACGGCCGCGCGAAGTTCAGCCGCCACACCTACGGGGACGCGGCCGACGTCTGGCTCGACGACAATGGCGATGGGCAGATGGATGACCTCGATGGCAACGGGCGCGTCGACGTGAAGGACGCCGAGGTGCTCGCCCGCGCCGTGGACCGCGTGGAGCAGCGCGTGCCCGCGCTCATCGGTGGCTACGGCGTCTACCGCGCCAACCGCGTCCACGGGCCCTTCGTGCACATCGACGTGCGCGGCACTCCGGCCCGCTGGAGCAAGCGTTAG
- a CDS encoding TolB family protein yields MRIPALLSTLLAVLLLASTGCEDGGGTGNPSNDGGTTGSGEPLPGLKSISVEPADQVLVIEAGKTPASLTYKATGTFEGGASRDITAQVRFSVENGFIGGFSGNTFTTYKNQGGVTTISALAGSVRGTTQVSVKLQASVKDPASTSLPEDPAGPFAGPASDTRKPDLVYPNDGVLMPPNMRGAELHFLPGSGNTLFELSFQNAVTDLKVYLRCTQPLNGGCIYRPDDATWLWLTQTNRGGEPVSITLRGTNDAGAQVGTSTPLSVSFARDDLTGGLYYWTTSNDSAIMRFDFSSASQLTGEKFAGPEVAAGECIGCHALSRDGKKLVAEASGQNSGRLVLMDVASKTLLAPYNAGASSPDKSIFESWNPDGSQYVGVYADSGATDFNLMLFDGNTGKKAQSLAGTGTSTNPVSHPDWSADGQKIAFVKMGVKGTNQRFGKGAIQLVNRTDAGWSAPVTLAPAVDGKNRYYPAISPDNMFLLFNESTCPSGSTSGTDCNADSDPSARLFAVKAEAGAPLIDLARANAPGKRDTGANLTSSFPKWAPFLYQRTREPGSRLQWFTFSSSRRYGLRNPLPGGDENANGTLLWISAVDPDKVALGEDPSYPALVLPFQDITTSNHIAQWTKEIVPVIR; encoded by the coding sequence GTGGCGAGCCGCTCCCCGGGCTGAAGTCCATCAGCGTCGAGCCCGCGGACCAGGTGCTCGTCATCGAGGCCGGGAAGACGCCCGCCTCGCTCACCTACAAGGCCACGGGCACCTTCGAGGGCGGCGCATCGCGCGACATCACCGCGCAGGTCCGCTTCTCGGTGGAGAACGGCTTCATCGGTGGCTTCTCGGGCAACACCTTCACCACCTACAAGAACCAGGGCGGCGTGACGACGATCTCCGCCCTCGCGGGCAGCGTGCGCGGGACGACGCAGGTGTCCGTGAAGCTCCAGGCGAGCGTGAAGGATCCCGCCTCCACCTCGCTGCCCGAGGACCCCGCGGGCCCCTTCGCCGGCCCCGCCAGCGACACGCGCAAGCCGGACCTCGTCTACCCCAACGACGGCGTGCTCATGCCGCCCAACATGCGCGGGGCGGAGCTCCACTTCCTGCCGGGCAGCGGCAACACCCTCTTCGAGCTGTCGTTCCAGAACGCCGTCACCGACCTCAAGGTCTACCTGCGCTGCACCCAGCCGCTGAACGGCGGCTGCATCTACCGGCCGGACGACGCCACCTGGCTGTGGCTCACCCAGACCAACCGCGGCGGCGAGCCCGTCTCCATCACCCTGCGCGGCACCAACGACGCGGGCGCGCAGGTGGGCACGTCCACGCCGCTCTCCGTGTCCTTCGCGCGCGATGACCTCACCGGCGGCCTCTACTATTGGACCACCTCCAACGACTCGGCCATCATGCGCTTCGACTTCTCGAGCGCCTCGCAGCTCACGGGCGAGAAGTTCGCCGGTCCCGAGGTCGCGGCCGGCGAGTGCATCGGCTGCCACGCGCTGTCCCGCGACGGGAAGAAGCTCGTCGCCGAGGCCAGTGGCCAGAACTCCGGGCGCCTCGTGCTGATGGATGTGGCCAGCAAGACGCTGCTCGCTCCCTACAACGCGGGCGCCAGCTCCCCGGACAAGAGCATCTTCGAGTCGTGGAACCCGGATGGCTCGCAGTACGTGGGCGTCTACGCGGACTCGGGTGCCACCGACTTCAACCTGATGCTCTTCGACGGCAACACCGGCAAGAAGGCGCAGAGCCTCGCGGGCACGGGCACCAGCACCAACCCGGTCAGCCACCCCGACTGGTCCGCGGACGGGCAGAAGATCGCCTTCGTGAAGATGGGGGTGAAGGGCACCAACCAGCGCTTCGGCAAGGGGGCCATCCAGCTGGTCAACCGGACCGATGCGGGCTGGAGCGCGCCGGTGACGCTCGCGCCCGCCGTGGACGGCAAGAACCGCTACTACCCGGCCATCTCGCCCGACAACATGTTCCTCCTCTTCAATGAGTCCACCTGCCCGAGCGGCTCCACCTCCGGCACGGACTGCAACGCGGACAGCGATCCCTCCGCGCGGCTCTTCGCCGTGAAGGCCGAGGCGGGGGCCCCGCTCATCGACCTCGCCCGCGCGAATGCTCCCGGCAAGCGCGACACCGGAGCGAACCTCACCAGCTCCTTCCCCAAGTGGGCGCCCTTCCTCTACCAGCGCACGCGGGAGCCAGGCTCGCGGCTGCAGTGGTTCACCTTCTCCTCCAGCCGCCGGTATGGCCTGCGCAACCCGCTCCCCGGCGGGGATGAGAACGCCAACGGCACGCTGCTGTGGATCTCCGCCGTGGACCCGGACAAGGTGGCGCTCGGCGAGGACCCGAGCTACCCCGCGCTCGTGCTGCCCTTCCAGGACATCACCACGTCCAACCACATCGCCCAGTGGACGAAGGAGATCGTCCCCGTCATCCGCTGA